The following nucleotide sequence is from Hippoglossus stenolepis isolate QCI-W04-F060 chromosome 18, HSTE1.2, whole genome shotgun sequence.
GGGAGGCATCAGTCACAAGTTACAGCACAGATTGGAATCAATAAAGGTGGACTGCAGAGATATAAAGGGAAGTTCATATCGACTGACTGCATTTTCACTGCATCCATCAAATGATATAGTTTTATGCTGAAATGATGAGTGAGGTAATCAATTCATCATGGAATATATTGCAAAATAATATCTGTTTCCACCTTTTGAAATATAATCAAGTATTACATGTTTTCACCTTCTCAAATATGAAACTGTTTTGCTTTTCTGTGCGTAACAGTTTGGGGTATTTTCTGTTGATTGgtcaaaacagaaaatctgaAGATGCCCTTCTTGGACTCTGAGAACTTGTGAAGGGAATTTTACATCACATTATGccattttacaaaaataatgtCATATAATCAATAACAGTCCCAGTactattacctccgccaaggggtcattttttttttgcgtctCTAATGTCATTGGTTGCAAAAGTTCATTACTACATTATCGCTGATTAATAAATATTACTACAGTATGACGTATATATAGTTTTCTGATTTCATGATGTCATGGTGACATCATTCCTACCGTATGGTGATGAATTATTTTTCGATCTATAAGCTTTAGGCCATGTCTTCCGGCCTATAGAATGTAGACTGTAGAATGTAGATAAACTGGATTAAAATAAATCCTAAAACAGATAACACTGATGATTACAATGAAAATATACTGAAATGAATAGTTTGAGAAGGATTTTGCGCAGTTTAATGTACCTGACAAAGCCAGATctctgtggagcagctggagctcCTGTTTTAGACGAATGATCTCCTCCCTCTGAGTGCTGCTCTGTgatatctgctgctgcagctcctctacAACAGAGAcatgacacagaggagaagacatgCAGAGATGAAACGATCAGAACAAGTCAATCAACAGAATATTAACAGGCAACTATtcagaaaacaagacatttgaagacatCAACCTGAGCTCCGAGAACTAATGATCATTTCTATTTCATAGACAAGACAATGGTAGAAAACTAAACAATTTGGGATTTGACTAACCAGCACAAAGTTGTGAGGAGACCTGGTTCCTAGAATCTGGATAGAGGATAAGAGAAACCTGATTTCTTGAAAATAACTCTTATTTCTCTGTCATGTATCAAGGTgaccaggtttttattttgctttaaaaaaaacttccatCTGAAGTTACACTGAAAGTGAACTGAAATAAAGTGGCctttaaaagagagagagaaccctGGCCAATCACTGTTTGATGATTGGACAAGAactttgtttagtttgtttggtCGTCTTATTTCTGTGGACGATGAGGGAAACGATTAGTCATGTACCTTTAAGGTGTGTGACCTCATGTCTTGCTTCTCTGTACCGCCGTTTGTTTTCCTCAGAGTCTCTCAGGACCTTGGTTTCCCTGGAGCGACTCTCCGCTAGGGACGTCTCCAGGTCTCGTACGCGCCCTGTGAGATCAAGGATGTGACTCGAGGACTCAGTCACATCTTTATCCTGATGGACAACAAAAATGTTACGCAAGatacaaattaaatcaatgatAATCCTTATCTGCAAAAACACTTATAATTACATCTATAATATGTTGCTGCTGGTGTACCTTGAGTTTGAGCATGGAACTCAGTTCTTCCTCCCTGACCTGCAGAGAGCCGACTTGAGTGGACAGAGCCATGAGCGTGGAGTTGAGACTTTGGTTCTTCTCCTTAAAGACACCAGAGACACTTAAACATAAAGGCAGAATAAACACGTCCTGTGTGACAAGACACTACTTCTGGgaatgaaatgtattaaatgaaTACACTTAAATTCAAGGTGATTAATAATCAACTCTTATCCTCCTGTGTACACGAAGAGTGATCACAAGCAAACATTCCCAGCAGAcgtacaaaaatgtatttaatgcagAAACCAGCGATAAGAGCCTTGTGTTGTATGTATCCACAGCCCAACGTGTCTTATTCTTCTCTACCACTGAGTGTCACTGTTATCAAACACTATGAAATGGGTAGACATGTTCTTTCAATACAATAAACACTTTACACACTTTAATTTATGACACAGCCTCTCCCCCACCGACTCAAACACCAAATGTGGATTGATCCACCGCTGAAAGTAGTCCCAACAAATGCAGCATCACCTGCTGTTCGCTTGCTAGAAACCATACAATATTTGAACTGAAACTGGAAGTGGTGGTGCGATATTTTAAAAGATATATAAGTACAATTCTACATAATATAAAGGTGAGTCTGGTTAATCAAAAACACCAGGACTATGAGCAGTAGATGGTACGTTATATTCTTCTATATTCCCACTTGATGTGAATATGTTTTTCACAGAGAACATGAATGTGTATTGACGTATCACTGGTACCTCAAAGTCTTGGCATTTTAGGCTGGagtgctgctgtttctgttcaACCTcacggagctgctgctgggctgCACTGAGCTCCTTCTGGACTTCCCTCTCCCTGGTTTCCACCGCCCACACTCGCTTAGTCAGGACCCGGATCACCTCATTACGCTTCTGCAACTCATCTGtacaaaccaaaataaatcactgtCATGTGAATATGTGAGAGCAGACATACGTTATGAACTATAGCTTAAATCATTTCTGTGGAGCTGCCTCGAGCATTTGGgtggaaaggagagagagaatagagagagggggagagagacgcCACGATATTATtgcaataatattattaataacaacagCAATTAATAATtgttataatgataataattctTATAATAAGTAAAAGGATAACAATAATATTAGtaacaagaaagaaacaagttacaagagaaaacaaacccccttaataatatatatatatattttttaagtaaaatatgaaacattctCTGGTCTGAGGATTTACAGCCTTTCTCTGTTATGTATGATAGTAAATTTTGGACTGATTAAACATGAAATCTAATTATAATATTCCATATTTTTGACAAAGCAATTAttcaagaaaataattaaaagatgaatcgattatgaaaataattattagttgCAGCCCCAGAGGAGAAGGTCAGACGCAGACAAATAATCAATTATCATTTGATCAAATTGTAGTTGCTGTTTTGATATCCTTGCATCTTCTGTCTCCTCACCATCCGTACGGGAACACCTCTGCTCCAAGGTGAGCACCCTCTGGCGGTCTTGTTCCCAGACATGAAGTTGCTGATGATGGGAGGAAGCCATCGTGTTCAGCTCCCGGTCCCGGTCCCTCAGCTCAgccatcagcagctgcagctccctcctctgcctctggaTGGTGGAGCCACTCAGGTCGTTCACAGGAGACTTTTGCAAAAGATGCAGAGGGACACCAAAAGACAGCGTCATTATATATATCCGATTTGTCAGTTagctgattggttgattgacaGAAATTCAACAACAGATAATTGATCAAATAATTGGacaatttttcttttattatttctaagCAAAAATGTTCTGATTCCAGCTTCTAAATATATGACGCCTGAGTGTCAACTGAAAGACAAGTCGTAGTTGGGTGACCTTCCAAATGGCAAGTTTTATATGGTGACTGCAaacatattgttattataatattacattatttacaGATTGTCCCTCTGTTATTTTTGAAGATATTTAGGAAAATTTGTTTTTCAGACCACATTTTGTTGACATTGATCTTTGAGCTTcaacacagaaacatctgaGGATACACTTCCATGTAATATTCTTGGTACAAATCTGTCCATGCAGTTTCAAGTTATTttccccacaaacacacagacacagggacaaaATCAAAATCCTGCCTCTGACTAATCCAGTGCACACGGTAATTCTACAATTTACAATCCAGATCCATCTCACCTCAGAGTCCAGAGAGTTGCGGGGACATGGGGCGTCTGCTGGGATAGGAGGGGTCCTCTCTGTCCAGCGTTTTGCTGTGCCGTCCATCTTGAGGCTGGTTAGGACAGAGTTTTGGCTGACATCCAATGGAGCACCACcatttttctgaaaatgtcattatatacagtcagttatgATTTATTAGGTACACAGCTGAATCTTGTCTAAGCGCTGCATTAAggttaatgaatttaaatgtggtttcataaggggccTGTTGGGTCTTAGCCGAGgaatgcgctctactgagtgacaccCTAACTAACATTATGAAATCATCAATTAATTGTCGGTTTGGTTTGTCTTGCATAATATCTTTACTTGTCTTGTTTCATTTGACCAACAGTTGAAACCCAGAGATATTAagtttaatacaaataatatatacTAATTTGGAATCTATCAATATACCAGACACATAACTTGTCTTATTTCTAGTCTATAAAATGACTAGACCTGTTTTTTGCATCAACTAGGCATCatccaaatatattcagtttattaGCACGTGTGTCATGCAAAGCATCAACTCCTCAGAGGAGAAGGTACAGACAacatttttgcttaaaaatTGACTTCATAGATTACTTGATTATCAAAGTAGTCACTGTTTAATTTTATGCCCATTGATTAATCGATTAATGAACTAATTGTTGAAGCTCTTTAATATTAAGTTTTCATCAGATCTGTTTGAAACAAATGTCCACATGCAAGGAGAGAGGACTGTTAGAATCGGTTTTTTTATTGCTAAGGAACAATTAATGAAACTGGGAACAACTTGATCTCCATCACCACTTTCTTATCACAGCAGAAGTCTTCAACTGCAAATGTGTGAATACTATATTCATTGGGTTTTACACTTTCACTTACAATTTCAAAACTGTTAACACCGATCTCACACTAAGACTTCAACCTTTATTGGTTCAACTGtgtcaaacaaaaggaaaaaatctATTACCACTGGTGACTTGCATACATTTGAATCTCTAATGCACCAGTGTGAAGCTCATTTGCACAAATCTTCAATCGGTCTTTATCAGTCTATAAAGGTGCcacctctgtgctgctctttgCAAACACGGACCAAAGAGGTCCGAGGCATGCGAGTAGTACAAAAAGCACAGAATGCACTAATGACCATATTTACTGTCCACATGTGTAGATGCTGACTGTGGGTCTCACATGTCAAAGACAGTTCTTGGGCACATAAGTTCTTGGTATCTTTTTGACTGTATTCAAACGGGAATATGACTCTAGTAATATCAACTTAGAATAGAATTCAGTTCATGCTGTGATGTGATTACTTGTCTTTTTGGAACAAACTATAATGATTTAACAAATGACACAGGCACAAATTACAGTAATGTTGTACTGGTTCATGTAGATTAGTATTTTGTTGTCCATTGTGTAATGGTAATGACTGATACAAATATATAAGCATTTGTCCACAAGTTGTGATGATTTAGAGAAAGGTTTGCTTTAGTATCACGTGTTTAAGGTTTGAGCatttcacagacagacatgttgGACTGTGTGCTTCTGTCCTCTTGTGTGCGTTGTTTTGAATCTGATCCCAGATTTGGACAAAGGTGCTGGAGCAAAAGAGAAACACTCAAAGAACAGAAAGTGTAAGAGAACAGACATGTTTCCATCAACGTGACACTGACCTTTTTGACAGGGGTGCTGTGCCAGAGCTCAGCTGAGGAGTCtgaaacacagtcacacagttaAAACAGGGGCGGTTAAACACAGTGAGGGTGGGAACcatcagctgtgtgttgtgttgtgttgtgttgtgttgtgtgtgtgtgtataccatGTGGAGGAGAACAGGGGAAACAGGCTGATGCGTCTCCACAGGCTCTTCCATCTGAGGGGGGTCTTCTTCTCGCCTCGTCCATCTCATCCTGACACTAACACAGCTGCATCGTTGCTGCACAAAAGTTTTTACCCACACGCTCAAAATATCGCTGAAAACCCGTTCGCTCAATATAAGTTCAATAGAAACCGCACGCGGCTAAGTGACGTTAGCTACTCAGAGTTTCACTAACTTCTCAACGTAAACAGCAGAAAGGAGGAGCGGACAACTACGTCACTCCAATGGAGTAACTACTATTcctgattcatttattttaactgtattcTTTAAACGATATATTATAACTAATGCATGAAACTAAGATTATAATTTTTAAGAGATACATGAACGTCGAAAAACTCCAAGTTAATAATATTCTCACTTCCGGAAATTTGTCCGATCCTTGAAATACCCAAGATCCAGGATGCCGGgagaatttcaaaataaaagctccatGAACAAAGCGCACAGTTAGGCAATctaattttcatcaatatgaAAAGGTCCAGTAAAATATTGATGCcttgtgtaaacacagtgaggagctgtaacacataattgatccaCCTCAGATTTGTGAAATGTATCAACAGATGGATTTTATTGATTAGTATGAAGATGAAATTATATAACTTGACATTTATAAGTTTATGTGTAAATGTACGTTAAAAACGATGGGACCATGTTGCTCATTTATTAATAAGCCATCTTGTACGTACTTATAGTTATAGTAAGCCATTACTAAAGGGGAAGAGGGTTTCACTAATTGAAATAATCCATCACTCACATCACCTCTAAATGTTACTCAATGATTTATAAAGTTTTCTATAGAAGGTTTGCTAATGTTGATGGCTTATAACTGATAGATAATGTATTTCTAATTaccaactattattattatgttatttttaaactatTGGTACAGTTACTAATTGCAGCTCTTTT
It contains:
- the ccdc62 gene encoding coiled-coil domain-containing protein 62, producing MDEARRRPPSDGRACGDASACFPCSPPHDSSAELWHSTPVKKKNGGAPLDVSQNSVLTSLKMDGTAKRWTERTPPIPADAPCPRNSLDSESPVNDLSGSTIQRQRRELQLLMAELRDRDRELNTMASSHHQQLHVWEQDRQRVLTLEQRCSRTDDELQKRNEVIRVLTKRVWAVETREREVQKELSAAQQQLREVEQKQQHSSLKCQDFEEKNQSLNSTLMALSTQVGSLQVREEELSSMLKLKDKDVTESSSHILDLTGRVRDLETSLAESRSRETKVLRDSEENKRRYREARHEVTHLKEELQQQISQSSTQREEIIRLKQELQLLHRDLALSGEGDSWKDELLELSRSKQERSMSEVRCLRQVCENQRNDMQLLQLNLESARETLREKTSQRLLGSQEELTCNCLLSQSPSSIRVKNSGYVHDTSTLPGACVTASNELGVLSAHGTDAGDPLSSCYLQQLVDEATHSSFRTHSSAHNSGPALSCRTTEPSHTQSCQSPQHHHHHHHHPTTSLHKASETPPKACPRHRTSQPCGWLDTD